Part of the Raphanus sativus cultivar WK10039 unplaced genomic scaffold, ASM80110v3 Scaffold1415, whole genome shotgun sequence genome, ATGTCCAACAGACTCCTATCCAATGATTCAAAACAATGCTTGCTCATCATTGGAGCTTCATCCCAGATGATGAGGGAGGCTGCTTTCACCAGTTCCGCTTTATCAGTGCCTGGTATAAGTttgcaaatcgaaaaatcatcTGGATTGATAGGAATTGCAAATCGAGAATGAGCAGTCCTTCCTCCTTGCAGCAACAGAGACACTATCCCACTCGAAGCAACATTTAGACAAATTTCGCGTCTAACATGTACTGCAGCAGAAAGCAATCTCCACAAGAAAGTCTTGCCTGTACCACCAAATCCATAAACAAAAAACACCCCTCCTTTCTTATTGAAAACAGCATCAGTAATCTCATCGAATATCTTTTTCTGCTCATCCGTTAGTTTTGGAATGTCACGCTGAAGATCAGCTTTTAACTCATCATGATCGTAACTGAGCTCGTccataatcaaaatattgttattaacAATGTCTGGTATTGGTTGAGGCATAGATTTCCACTTCTCCAAAGAAGTTCCATTACTATTTAACAACTTCTCAATCTCTATTAGTgcatactgttttttttttccgcaTCACTCAAACTAAGATcttcataaaacaaataaaaaaaatattagtaccAATTCATAAGAGATTGCCGAGAAATGATGCTgtaaaaatttttattataagaaaatagaattaaaaatttaaatctggTCTATGTAATAGCTTTCTTCTCTTATGCTCAATGTCTTCAGAAAGAAGCTCCCAGGTTTCTTCCCAAACGACTTCTGGATTTGACAAAGTTTTAGACATGAGCATGATAACAAAAGCTTGCCGCAAATAAGATGCAGAACCAGTGAAACTTGCTCTTTTGAGGTCCTCTATATATTCCTAATCATCTTCTAAAAGTCCCATTGCAAAACATGTTTCCTTGTATGAAGAATACTCGACCCCTTCAAATGTCTTAATATCTTCATAACATGTTGGACCTCTAACAACGTTAAGCAACACACGACAATAGAATGCGTCTTTAATCTCACGTGGTGCATAATTGATTCTCCCAATGCTGAATCCTTTCTTCCTatcgttaattttttttctttcttactcCAAGTAAACCTTGTTGGAATTTCAGCTAAAGTGAGAGTCCTCGCTACTGCACTGACCTTGTTCAATCCAAACCAACCCAAAAACATAGTGTTTTCAATAAGCTTCCGGCTAGTTACTTCTTCATATGTATCATCATCTTTGAAAATAATGATTTGTTTGCCTTCAAGATGCCACTGCAATCTCTCCACTGGTGTTGATCTGTAGTGAATATGAAAGCTGAAAATCCTCCAACCACCTTCGCAGGCTGAGACATATCTGAACATATTAATAGCAAAATGATCaggataataaaaaaaaagccaaTGACTTcgaatatttacaaataaattttaaacgtCTGCTAAAAGAAGTACCTGCAGTTGAAGAAGtcattaatttcatttttttttcctcgtTCAACCCCCCATTCTGGTCGGCAGATGTCTTTTCTGGCGGCTCAACAGCAATGGTGACACGATCCTGCCCTTTGTTAATATACTTGAATAAGTATTTGATAGAACCGGACTGATTGCACCACTCCACGTTAATGTGAGCACGAAAACAAAGAGACAACTCCTTGTTGTATGGAATCACATAGCTGTTGTTacatttgaaactttttttttcaacaaatcGGTCTGGCTGTTCTCGTTTTCTGTAAATAGGGAACCCTTCTTTGTTGACTGTAGTAACATCAGCATAAGCTTTTGGATACATCTTCGAACATAAACCATTTTCCATGCATGGCGAATTCATGTTAACAGCTCCACATAGACCATGAATCATCATatctttaataatatcataaagcTCTGGTTCTTTGTCCTTATCTGGAATCAAGCAGAGATAACCTTGTCAATGTCATCAGTGGTAAGAAATTTAGAGGAAGCATGCATGAACAACAGAATATGTGCATGTGGTAGCCCACGTTTCTGCCACTCAACGGTGTACATAgctgaaatataaaaaaaaattagtaaaagatttataaatataacacgtgtgaaaaaaaaaacaacacataATTACTCACATGACACTGTCTTCCCCAGCAGTTCTTTATCCGTTAAATAAATCATGAGAAAATCAagtttgattttgaaaatccTTCCAATAATATCAGGTCTGTCATCAGCAATAATGTTCCTCTTTTGTAGATACCTGGTTATTTCAGGCCATTTAGGATTGCAAGTGAATGTTATAAACAGATCAGGAAACCCAAAATACTTGCATATAGCCATTGCATCCATGTAGTTGTTCTTCATGTATCTTGGTCCTCCTGTGAATGAGGCTGGTAGCAAAAATCGCTCTCCTTGGTCATGCATATCCTTCTTTCCCGCATTTCCAGCCTGTTGTATAGAGTCAAATGCATCTGATCAAAGGCTTTTTTGGTTCATCCTTAGATAGCAAAGCCTGTTAGACTCGATAGAGGTATAAGAATCAACCAAAAACTGCTGAAACAAACGTTTTGAATGCAGAAGTGTATGACACTCATTCTCCTTTTCTTGTAGACGAAATGCATACCACTGCCTCATACTAATATTCTGCCTCTTTAGTTTAGCAGTAGCTtctgtttctctcttttttatcCCAAGTCTGAAGCCATCTTCACCATAAGTAAATATCAGAGGATGTTGAAGTGCCAAGTAAGAAGGGTGAATCTCACTAATCCTCTTTAGCCAACCAGTTTGTTTCTCTTGCAGCACGATATCTCTTTTATCCATGTCCAAATTAAAATCTCTTGGAATTAATGCTGCAACCTCTGATGCTGTAGGAGTGTCATATGTCCTTCCATCTTTTGCACGACTGCTAATAATGCGCATATGGAATGTGTCCTCTGGATTAGTGTCAAATCTATCATTTGCTGATCTAAATTGATGGACATATGGATTGACCTCGTTTAGCATCTTCATTAATAACTCAATAACTTGTTTCCGAATTGTCTCCTTTTTAGATGTTTCCGAAGTTTTCCTGTACTTTCTGCAAAGAAAAAGACAcgattattaatatacaaaggTTTACAAACCAAacgaaaatataagaaatttataGACACGTTATACCCAATTATAGAAGCACGGTTAGTAACTTCATTTTCTGTATCGACAATATAGAGCTGTCCAAACTTAGCAGGGTCCCCAGGAGGATGCTTTAAACTACCCATCAAATGATAGTTCTCTCCTTGAAGTACAAACATCTTTAGAGGGCCACATCCTTTCGGAACTGAGCGGTCGCATTTACCACCAAGGGATGTAAATGAGAAAACCATATTTAACTGGCGAATGTTATCTCTGAAGTATATGCTTTTTGCGTCATTTCCAGAAAGTAATTGTTTCAATGTTGCTGGTGAATCCTTTAACAGTGGAAGTTGGACTTGTCCTTGACCACAACAAAGAGCAAATTTGGGTTTACGGGtgttctttttgttgtttatccTTTCACCATACCACATAATAGCCCCACAATGCTCACATTTGAAAGTAGGATCACCGTCATCAATGTAACCTGTTTATTACATAAAAAGCAAAATCATTAGctgaaaattaacaaaaaaaaacaagcgcTTTAAAAATCAAGTCAATGACACGAACTGAGTAGCATATTGTTTCCGAGAATATGTAGCTTTTGTCATCCGCTTACATGAAGCATCTGTAGATAACATAGGGTCGCATCCTATAGTTTCTGAATCGCTTGTGTCACTTTCTTCGCTACTGCAGTCATAGACTTGTTCGTTGTATAATTCAGACTCTTctgataataaaaaataataaaattggttatggatatttatttaaatagataTACATCAAAACtaagataaagaaaaataaatttaaacctTCATAGTCGCACTGATATGGTTGGTCCTCATCATCCTCACTTGAAGGATTATCATCTACACAACCATCGAATTGGGCTTCCAATGTTTTCCTAACACTCTTGGTTATAGTTATACTCTCGAACTTGTCATCTCCAGCAAGTACCTTTCCCTTCCCTTTAGCTGAAAATAGTAATGGTCGAATCAGGAGTTACCAATTGTAGAAAAGTGTGAGAAGATATACAAATTGTTGGACTTATAGTATTTACCCTTAGTAGATATCTTGGTAATACATGAACGACTTGTAGAAGATGTTCCAAATTGACCAGGGAAGGTAGTGGGTGTAGGAAGTACATTGGAAATATCAGTTAGAACCCCTGATTTGGCATTGTGTTTCTTTCTGGAAAACGTAGAGGGTGTATGGTCAGTGACATCTTTGGTTGCCGATCTCTTTCTCTTAAGAGTTGTTGAAACATTGCTAGATCCTCCAACGATGTTGTTGACGGTAGTTTGATTGCTCGATTGTGCTAATTGAAAAACATTGAATTTTCTTAGAACAAACTCAATGACTATATATAAAACTACATATCAGAGTGTGCTCTTACACATCGACTTATGGGAATTTCTCTTCAATCTTTTTCCTTGGCCATTCTCATCTATTCCATTATCTGTATAGAAGAAGTAAAATTTTAGTATTGAGGTAAAGCAAAAGTACTAAATCATGTATACAAAGATGTTTAGTGGAAGGACTAAACCAGTAGCATCGTTGGCTCCAATAGAAATAGTCGAGGATGGTATTTTATGATGAATATTGGAGATATCAGATAGAACCCTTGGAAAAGCTTTGCTAAGAGGAATTGAAGTTCCAGTGTTGTTCATATTAGAAGTACAGGGCTGTGAATTCTCTGATTCATTGTTGTTtgatcttctctttcttttcctttgtTGTGTGGGTATCAAATCTTCAGATCCTGGAGGGACATCTTTGTTTGAGTTTTTCATCGTGGTTTGGTAGACTGAAAATTACGGCAAACAGTTGTGATGTGTAGGTTTTCTAATTAGTTTAGTAACTTAACACGGGAATAAAATCCTCCAAAATCGTGCAGtatcttataaaatatttgaatagcTTTAATAGTAAAGATATtatataattcattaaatatttCCTATATTTGGCAAACTTATGAtttcaatataatttacatttatatattcttgGTGCAGTCTGTTTTACACAACAGTATGATGATATGAAGCATTGTCGATAGTAATATATTCTTGGTGCAGTCTGTTGATGAGGTTAATTTTTGAACTTGCCAGTATGTTTTCTAAGTAGTTTATTGACTTAATAGTAGAAATATACAATTGGTGTGCAGGTCGAGCAGTTAAGGTTTAGAGACAGAAGCTTTATCCATTTTCAGGACATGGGACAAAGACATGACTTCTTAGCAATAGGAATCGAAGTAAGTGCATTCAAAAGTTCAAAATCGTAGTAATTAGATTTTGCAGTGAAACTCGTAGTTAGGAAAATAAACCGGAAGATTTATTCTTGTCGATGGGTCAAAATCTgaagttattatcatatttaagcagattattattttggtaggaataaacaaaaaaaattacaaaaatataataagtaaTGGGGATAAATAGACGTATTGAAAAAATCACAAATCCAACATAATAATTGAGGAAAGCAAAAACCAAACAACTTTAGAAAATAAACTCAAAACCAAAAACACagaaattaaaaggaaaatagtCTTCTTGCAAACTTAGCCACGTTTCTTAGCAGCATCTTCTGCCTTCTCTTGTTTTACTTTCATTAAGCATGGTCTCTTTGTTGTGGAACTGATGTCAGGGTGAGAAATAGActcatcttcttttctcttaCTGGATGGTGTGGACACATAGTCATTGAGTTCTTGGCTATCAGTTAAGTTAACAGAACCCTGCATAAAAAACATTGAAAGGTCGTTTAGAAATCAGTCATCAATAAAAAAAAGCATCATTTCACCATAGATTATCAAAGTTAACCTCATCAACACTGGTAATTTCAAGGGCGGATCAGAGCTAACTGGTGTGAGTGCACCAGTCAAGCAATCGAGCCTGTCTTTGTAGATTTTTCCGACCTTGAAAATCTCAGCACCATAAGATACATTGTCCTTCTCAACATAGACTCCAAATGTGAAACTTTTTCCAATCAAATCAGTAATAGCCTCTGGTATTAAACTTGTGTCTTCAAgctgtaaaaatatatttcatagatTAGTTGTCAGTAGGATGTCTAAAATATGTAAGTTCAAAAATAGATTATAATTTACCTCTTCCCAACTTCCATTAAGCAACTTGAGTGGAGTCTTAGCAACGATCCCATTAGCAACCTTGTCTAGGATCATTATTTTTGAAACACCGGTATCATCTCTGACTATCAAGTGAAGCCAGAACCTTGCGAGTTGATAGACattgtcaaaattttattaactgTTAAACACCACTATAAGTTTGATAGAATGCGGTTCtcttaaagttttaaaaataccTTGGTGATACTTTGAAGACAGAGTCATCGCATGTCTCACACCACCAAATATGAGTGGTGATCTGAACTCCATTCACCTTCTTAATCTTAGTTCCGGTTTGATCACCCTTTTCTGGCATGCATCACAACCAAAGTAATACCAGGACCAGTCCATGTCAATTTCATAGACGTAGCAAGTGACCAAACATCTACCAACCTAAACTTGACAAAAAAATGGTTAAAAACAAATACACAATCTATACAatgtaatatatgtaatataaaagacttaaactGCTTACTTGAGTTGATCCAAGCAACTCATGGATTTTCTTAGTGGGGTATTGCAACCACTTATCACGGTGTCCAATCCTATCTGGATGACCAACTTGGTTGCTACCCTCCTCCTTACTTTCAATGAGCATTAGACTTTTCTCATCTCCAGTGTCCCTTAAAGTCACCGAAATTTTGAAGTTAGTATGCAACACAAATAACTACCATAAATAAACAATAGCTTATGCACTTACATATCTTTAAATGCTTCTGCATCTGGTATCGTAGGGTTGATGATCATTTGAGAAGCATCATAGGAGTTAGAGATTTGTAGTTCTCCTGTTGCCGATACCATTTAGTAGTGTAGGAAATAGACAgtcttgtttattatttatattcatattattttatttagaatgAAATAGATAGGAGTTCAAATATGTACCTCTAAACTTCCCAATTTTAGCAAACCTCAAAAGCAAAGTAACCATTCCATCGTCTTCATTGCGGGCAGAGTGGAGAATGTCGGTTAATTTGCCCCAAATGCAGCATGGTAGCCTCACATCACTAACGCGCAAGTGAAAAAGAAAGGTtagttataatatgttttaaaaaatttcctattatatttttttgaattatacagaggtatcctggccccacCGAAAtagtccagactagtcacgtgttgccacatgtcggtccaTTGTCAACTGAGCTAGAAGCCCCGGTTacctattatatttttagatgttACAAAACTTACTTCATGTCTCTAAGGATGAATTCTAGTTTTTTACGCTGGTTCCCCCCAGAACAAAGAATTGTTTCGACATCACCACAATCCAAAACTTGGCCCAGCACATCTGTTAAAAAGacattgaaaataaataaattgtaggAAGTAtacaattaaatttataaagtatCGCTGTAGTTCTTTACCAATTAGTAGATTTTCATCAAGTGTTCCAGTCAAAACTGTCTGGAAATCAACCAAATTAAGATACAACTCATCATTGATGAAATTGGACCGAGTCACGGCTGTTGCTTGATTGAACACAATCTTGTAGGTATGGTTGGTAGTGCGAAATGCTCCTCCAGCAGGTCTAACATGGAAGTTTCGGACATTGCGCCATGCTCCAACAGGAAGAAGCCTTTCTTTACTCTCAAAGTAAGTTTTTTTGCAGCTTCCATGGATTTTATCCCCCTTGTacatgttacaaaaaaattagaaatataacATCATTACACGcttgttgaaaatacaaaaaaaaaatcataaccaAATAACATCAGAACACATATGACCAAGTTAGGATTGCTTACATTTTCATCAGAGAAGACGAATTCCATGGTTTCCCCACCTTGATTAATGTTCTGTGTCCAGGAATGTAGGACCTTCACATGAACAACCTTGTTAGTGTGTCTTGGTTTCAACTCGCTGATAGGGGTGATTTCTTGAGTAGCAGGTTTCAAAGCCATTGTTTTTTCGATTGAGGGGAATGAGTTTGGTGAGGAAGAGACGTAGGTATTTATAATAGGAAGAGATAATAGGCCGTAAATTAGGTATTTCGAAAACTTGCAGGCTACTCAAAATATCAAAGAGATTTTAatagttaataaatattaataatagtaataaatgTATTTACTAATTTGTTAAGAAATTTATTTAGTGAATTTCGTAACATGCAATCAAGATTTTGACAATAAAAACTGGCCGAAAATTTAGGAGAATAATGGAAAGGaatggattttttaaaaattatagttacaATCGATTTGGTATAAGGAATATAGAGAATATTATGTGGATCAAATAATAAATGCTTTCCAATATTTTA contains:
- the LOC130504202 gene encoding uncharacterized protein LOC130504202, coding for MKNSNKDVPPGSEDLIPTQQRKRKRRSNNNESENSQPCTSNMNNTGTSIPLSKAFPRVLSDISNIHHKIPSSTISIGANDATDNGIDENGQGKRLKRNSHKSMSQSSNQTTVNNIVGGSSNVSTTLKRKRSATKDVTDHTPSTFSRKKHNAKSGVLTDISNVLPTPTTFPGQFGTSSTSRSSKGKGKVLAGDDKFESITITKSVRKTLEAQFDGCVDDNPSSEDDEDQPYQCDYEEESELYNEQVYDCSSEESDTSDSETIGCDPMLSTDASCYIDDGDPTFKCEHCGAIMWYGERINNKKNTRKPKFALCCGQGQVQLPLLKDSPATLKQLLSGNDAKSIYFRDNIRQLNMVFSFTSLGGKCDRSVPKGCGPLKMFVLQGENYHLMGSLKHPPGDPAKFGQLYIVDTENEVTNRASIIGKYRKTSETSKKETIRKQVIELLMKMLNEVNPYVHQFRSANDRFDTNPEDTFHMRIISSRAKDGRTYDTPTASEVAALIPRDFNLDMDKRDIVLQEKQTGWLKRISEIHPSYLALQHPLIFTYGEDGFRLGIKKRETEATAKLKRQNISMRQWYAFRLQEKENECHTLLHSKRLFQQFLAGNAGKKDMHDQGERFLLPASFTGGPRYMKNNYMDAMAICKYFGFPDLFITFTCNPKWPEITRYLQKRNIIADDRPDIIGRIFKIKLDFLMIYLTDKELLGKTVSSMYTVEWQKRGLPHAHILLFMHASSKFLTTDDIDKVISA
- the LOC130504203 gene encoding uncharacterized protein LOC130504203; amino-acid sequence: MALKPATQEITPISELKPRHTNKVVHVKVLHSWTQNINQGGETMEFVFSDENGDKIHGSCKKTYFESKERLLPVGAWRNVRNFHVRPAGGAFRTTNHTYKIVFNQATAVTRSNFINDELYLNLVDFQTVLTGTLDENLLIDVLGQVLDCGDVETILCSGGNQRKKLEFILRDMNDVRLPCCIWGKLTDILHSARNEDDGMVTLLLRFAKIGKFRGELQISNSYDASQMIINPTIPDAEAFKDMDTGDEKSLMLIESKEEGSNQVGHPDRIGHRDKWLQYPTKKIHELLGSTQVGRCLVTCYVYEIDMDWSWFWLHLIVRDDTGVSKIMILDKVANGIVAKTPLKLLNGSWEELEDTSLIPEAITDLIGKSFTFGVYVEKDNVSYGAEIFKVGKIYKDRLDCLTGALTPGSVNLTDSQELNDYVSTPSSKRKEDESISHPDISSTTKRPCLMKVKQEKAEDAAKKRG